One Comamonas odontotermitis genomic window, GAAGGAGATCGTGCAGATGGCGCGTGATGCAGGCGCCAACAAGGTGTACCTGGCCAGTGCTGCGCCGCCTGTGCGTTTCCCCAATGTTTACGGCATCGACATGCCCACCGCCAAGGAGTTGGTGGCGCATGACCGCAGCCTGGAAGAAATTCGCCAGTACATTGGCTGCGATGCATTGATCTACCAGGATGTGGACGGTATGAAGATGGCCGTGGGCAAGCTCAATACCGATGTGCATGGCTTCGAGGCCTCCTGCTTTGACGGAGTCTACGTCACAGGCATTACCGCAGAGGGCATCTCACGCGTCAATGAGGGCCGCGTTTCCACCGAAGAAGACGATGTAGATACCTCGCGCCTGTCGCTGCGCAATGCCGCCGATGTGGCCTGAACACGGCACTCTGGCCGTACTGGAATCTGAATGATAAATAAAGCATTGCCGCAGGGTCTGCATCCAGACACCTTGGCGGTTCGTGAGGCGGTGGACCGCAGCCAGTGGGGCGAGCACAGCGAGGCGCTGTACCTGGCCAGCAGCTTTGTGCAGCCCAGCGCCGAGACGGCAGCACGCCGGTTTGCCGCGCAGGAAGAGGGCTACACCTACACGCGCACCAGCAACCCCACCGTGACGAGCTTCGAGCGCAGACTGGCCGCGATGGAAGGAACCGAATGTGCGGTGGCAACGTCCACGGGCATGTCTGCGATTCTGCTGGTGGCGCTTACCGCACTGAAGACGGACGATCACGTCATCTGCTCGCAGTCCATGTTTGGCTCCACCATCAAGCTGCTGGGCACCGAGATGGCGCGTTTCGGGGTGGAGACCACCTTCGTGTCGCAAACCGATACTGCCGCCTGGAAGGCCGCCATCAGGCCGAACACGCGCATGCTGTTTGCCGAAACGCCGACCAACCCGCTCACCGACCTGTGCGATATCGCCGCGCTGGCCGACATTGCCCATGCACACGGCGCCTTGCTGGCCGTGGACAACAGCTTTGCCACGCCCGTGCTGCAGCAGCCGGTCAAGCTCGGGGCTGATCTCGTGGTGCACTCGGGCACCAAGTTCCT contains:
- a CDS encoding O-succinylhomoserine sulfhydrylase, with protein sequence MINKALPQGLHPDTLAVREAVDRSQWGEHSEALYLASSFVQPSAETAARRFAAQEEGYTYTRTSNPTVTSFERRLAAMEGTECAVATSTGMSAILLVALTALKTDDHVICSQSMFGSTIKLLGTEMARFGVETTFVSQTDTAAWKAAIRPNTRMLFAETPTNPLTDLCDIAALADIAHAHGALLAVDNSFATPVLQQPVKLGADLVVHSGTKFLDGQGRVMAGAVCGTVALVDKVMGTFLRSGGLNLSPFNAWVVMKGLETLSLRVKAESAAALELAAWLETHPKVARVYYPGLKSHPQHELAMRQQNGLGGAVLSFDVRGHNAEQLRANAFHVIDSTLLCSITANLGDVKTTITHPASTSHGRLTEEQRQAAGVGQGLIRISVGLEHLDDLKADLSRGLDTLK